One Coffea arabica cultivar ET-39 chromosome 5c, Coffea Arabica ET-39 HiFi, whole genome shotgun sequence DNA window includes the following coding sequences:
- the LOC140007647 gene encoding uncharacterized protein, translating to MIHHSSDDDDDDPSLLKNKMWSEDAHLGHPSCPRGEAPPFTSDKKVDFGHTNSPHLISERTDLGRLTYPPKIASSIGAVCGNEITAKMRSTRSRSGRVPSTGAGQTSGAQQDRISEEHGSQRTQPNNEEAIAKMAEFVTDNPNIFEELGRYLKRQGKEKAESSKRRPTKSPEVPSGEDSEDGRLSRSTSRRASSKATSKIASISRAFSRGLLGKRAEDPPRRPGGLASDYMRAPPFTDDINGEMVPPNFKLPNLHTYDGRGDPEDHLRAFISAFRLYCVPDAVICRAFPIFLHGTARKWFWSLEPGSISSLDELIDRFIHRFVSSRPITKTSAYLLNLQQGQGESLRSYAQRFNEENVQIPDQNEQVTIAAFTNGLIAGIFNTEIHRQYLRTLRELWERVDQGIRSEDVNRMKREAQASRTGQDPRRRKDTGRGEPGPSGTSNQPRDRRSVFDRIVKGRSSTSDAELTPLNSSRAHVLPVMRQNHLGRNPPEIPGRRDKRNSNLYCAYHRDVGHETEDCNDLKREIENLIRQGYLKQFVRKDGGFNRSVSHRENRGPRRDDRRDTNMHCRGPEDRREDKQPPRDGSPGYGPNIAGVINTIAGGPTGGDSQNSRKRTYRQAEMEVAEPSSRLSEVITYGPADPVPAASSNHEALVIEVLTNNYVVKKVYVDPGSSVDVLYYRTFESLKLTREQLTPVRTPLVGFGGHVVHPEGMLTLVVTIGRHPRCRTVPVSFAVVKADSPYNMLIGRPTLNALRAVYSTYHLSFKFPTSAGVAEVSSDVGAARECYLATIQAAVTPRPSPRSEEKRPAVLCIDCIDPQKAEEPNRLEPGDEVELVVVDEAKPDQVVQVGAGLPSPLKEEMISLIKDHRDVFAWSADEVVGVPPELMTHQLNVDPQARPVRQKRRHFGPERSQAISDEVDKLLPAKMIHEVQYPTWLSNPVMVKKDTGGWRMCVDFTDLNKACPKDCYPLPRIDALVDAAMGYEILCFLDAFKGYHQIGMSEEDQEKTAFYTDRGTYCYTTMPFGLKNAGATYQRLINRLFQNQIGRNVEAYVDDILVKSLATSSFLSDVREVFGVLRDSRMKLNPKKCVFGVTSGKFLGYLVSHRGIEANPDKVKAIQDMSPPRNIREVQRLNGRLAALNRFLSQSAEKALPFFKVLKNADQFAWTEECQAAFDQLKQYLHHLPTLASPRPEEKLYLYLSAADEAVSAVLIRDEGTQVPVYYVSRALRGPETRYTQVEKLVLGLVHAARRLKPYFLAHPISVRTDQPIRQILVRPEASGRLTKWAVELGEYDLSYEPRTAIKAQALADFLAELTFTEGPESTSALPEVSTSSLWTLYVDGSSNGDGCGAGLLLEGPQGEVCSYALRFDFPATNNEAEYEALIAGLQLARKLGAQQIHVRSDSQLVVRQVIGEHEAKDETMQRYLSKVHQLTVYFKSFEIQRIPRSQNKRADALSRLASTSFSDLNKTVLVEVLSEPGYVEEVACPVHSEETWMTPFILFLGQGVLPEDRAEARKIQRKAARYALRDGELYKRSYLGPWLRCVTPEAGREVLHEIHEGLCGAHIGRRMLAKKAMLLGYFWPSLWQDSQDLVLGCHSCQVHAPENHQPANFMVPITSPWPFEQWETDIIGLFPRAVGGHTFLVTAVDYFTKWVEAEPLRTITGLAIQKFFWKCIVCRFGIPQVIISDNGRQFAENPFKTWCTNLGIKQHFTSVGHPQANGQAENFNRTLLHGLKTRLHQAGTSWVEELPSVLWSYRTTPRSATQETPFSLTYGAEAVIPADILTPSPRLAAYAAEVNDEERQLDLDLVDERRDLASARIDSYKSTVAHYYNARVRHRRFQPGDLVLRKNSVSRTEPQGKLCPKWEGPYRVVESDLKGYCKLSYRDGSLVPRSWHAENLKMYYA from the exons ATGATTCATCACTCAtcagatgatgatgatgatgatccaTCATTACTTAAGAACAAAATGTGGTCtgaggatgctcacctcggccatCCTTCATGCCCGAG gggagaagccccgccattCACTTCGGACAAGAAGGTTGACTTCGGACACACGAATTCACCTCACCTCATCTCAGAGAGGACTGATTTAGGTCGGCTTACTTATCCACCAAAAATCGCctcttcaattggcgccgtctgtgggaacgagaTTACTGCTAAAATGAGATCCACGCGCTCCAGAAGCGGAAGAGTTCCCTCAACTGGGGCTGGGCAGACATCCGGAGCCCAGCAAGATCGTATCTCTGAGGAACATGGGTCCCAAAGGACCCAGCCCAACAATGAGGAGGCCATCGCCAAGATGGCCGAGTTTGTCACGGACAACCCCAACATCTTTGAGGAACTAGGAAGGTACCTCAAGAggcagggaaaagaaaaagccgAGTCTTCCAAGAGGAGACCGACGAAGTCCCCTGAAGTGCCCTCAGGCGAGGACTCCGAAGATGGGCGTCTATCTCGGAGCACCTCCAGGCGAGCCTCATCCAAGGCAACCTCCAAGATTGCCTCCATCTCCCGAGCGTTTTCTCGGGGACTACTGGGAAAACGAGCCGAGGACCCACCTCGGCGTCCCGGAGGCCTAGCTTCTGATTACATGAGGGCTCCGCCCTTCACTGATGACATCAACGGGGAAATGGTGCCCCCGAACTTTAAGCTTCCAAATTTGCACACCTATGACGGCCGAGGTGACCCCGAGGATCACCTCCGCGCCTTCATCTCCGCATTCCGACTCTACTGCGTCCCCGACGCCGTGATCTGTCGGGCTTTCCCCATCTTCCTGCACGGGACCGCCCGGAAGTGGTTCTGGAGTTTAGAACCGGGGAGCATTTCCTCCCTGGATGAGCTGATAGACCGGTTCATCCACCGCTTTGTGTCGTCTCGACCAATAACAAAGACTTCAGCTTACCTCTTGAACCTGCAACAGGGTCAGGGCGAGTCACTTCGCTCGTACGCCCAAAGATTCAACGAGGAGAATGTACAGATACCTGACCAGAACGAGCAGGTAACTATTGCTGCTTTCACCAACGGGTTAATAGCAGGGATCTTTAACACCGAAATCCATCGGCAGTACCTCCGTACACTCCGGGAGCTCTGGGAAAGGGTGGACCAGGGAATCCGAAGTGAAGATGTAAATCGCATGAAGCGAGAAGCCCAAGCATCTCGTACGGGGCAAGATCCCCGGAGGAGGAAAGACACTGGCCGAGGTGAACCAGGCCCAAGTGGCACTTCAAACCAACCCCGAGACCGCCGAAGTGTCTTCGACCGGATCGTAAAAGGCAGATCGTCCACCTCGGACGCCGAACTGACGCCCCTCAATTCGAGCCGGGCCCACGTCCTGCCTGTGATGAGGCAGAATCACCTCGGCCGAAACCCTCCCGAAATTCCGGGGAGGAGAGATAAGAGGAACTCGAACCTCTACTGTGCCTACCACCGTGATGTAGGGCACGAGACTGAAGACTGCAACGACCTGAAGCGGGAAATCGAAAATTTGATCCGGCAGGGATACCTGAAGCAATTCGTCCGCAAGGATGGAGGCTTCAACCGAAGTGTCTCCCACCGGGAGAACCGGGGCCCTCGCCGCGACGACCGACGGGACACGAACATGCATTGCCGAGGTCCCGAAGACCGTAGGGAGGACAAGCAGCCCCCACGCGATGGCTCACCGGGCTACGGCCCCAACATCGCCGGGGTGATCAACACCATCGCGGGAGGACCAACGGGAGGAGACAGCCAGAACTCCCGGAAGCGGACCTACCGCCAGGCCGAGATGGAGGTGGCCGAGCCGAGCTCTCGGCTGTCCGAGGTCATCACCTACGGTCCCGCTGACCCCGTTCCTGCGGCCTCCAGCAATCATGAAGCTCTTGTGATTGAAGTCCTCACCAACAACTACGTAGTCAAAAAGGTCTACGTAGACCCCGGAAGCTCGGTAGACGTCTTGTACTACCGGACTTTcgaaagtttgaaactgaccAGGGAGCAACTCACTCCTGTCAGGACTCCCCTCGTGGGATTCGGGGGACACGTCGTCCACCCGGAAGGCATGTTGACCCTAGTGGTAACAATCGGGCGTCATCCACGCTGCCGAACTGTGCCTGTCAGTTTTGCGGTGGTCAAAGCAGACTCCCCCTACAATATGCTGATAGGCCGGCCCACACTCAATGCCTTGAGAGCCGTATACTCCACCTACCACCTGAGCTTTAAATTCCCAACATCTGCGGGGGTGGCCGAGGTAAGCAGCGATGTGGGCGCCGCCCGGGAATGCTACCTCGCCACCATTCAAGCAGCAGTCACCCCCCGGCCCTCACCGAGGTCAGAAGAAAAGAGGCCAGCGGTCCTCTGCATAGACTGCATCGACCCTCAGAAGGCAGAAGAGCCCAACAGGCTGGAGCCCGGGGATGAGGTGGAACTGGTGGTAGTGGATGAAGCGAAACCTGACCAAGTGGTCCAAGTAGGGGCTGGACTACCCTCACCCCTGAAAGAAGAAATGATCTCCCTGATCAAAGACCACCGAGACGTCTTCGCGTGGTCCGCGGATGAAGTGGTCGGAGTGCCACCCGAGCTCATGACTCACCAACTCAACGTTGACCCGCAGGCCCGACCTGTGCGACAGAAACGAAGGCACTTCGGCCCCGAACGTAGCCAAGCCATATCGGATGAGGTCGACAAGCTCTTGCCGGCCAAGATGATCCACGAGGTCCAATACCCCACCTGGCTGTCCAATCCAGTCATGGTAAAAAAGGACACCGGGGGATGGAGAATGTGTGTCGACTTCACCGACCTCAACAAGGCCTGCCCCAAAGATTGCTATCCTCTGCCAAGGATAGACGCCCTCGTCGACGCGGCGATGGGGTATGAAATCCTCTGCTTCCTAGATGCCTTCAAAGGGTATCATCAAATAGGAATGAGTGAGGAGGACCAAGAGAAAACGGCGTTCTACACCGACCGAGGTACTTATTGTTACACTACCATGCCCTTCGGGCTAAAGAACGCCGGGGCGACCTACCAAAGGCTGATCAACCGACTCTTCCAGAATCAGATCGGCCGCAATGTGGAGGCCTATGTGGATGACATCCTCGTTAAAAGCCTCGCCACTTCATCCTTTCTGTCAGACGTGAGGGAAGTCTTTGGTGTCCTGCGAGACTCGAGGATGAAGCTGAATCCCAAGAAGTGCGTCTTCGGCGTCACCTCGGGAAAATTCTTGGGGTATCTGGTTTCCCACCGGGGAATCGAGGCCAACCCCGACAAGGTGAAAGCCATTCAGGACATGTCTCCACCCCGGAACATCCGAGAAGTCCAACGGCTAAATGGACGCCTGGCCGCGCTGAATCGCTTCCTGTCCCAATCAGCCGAGAAAGCTCTGCCTTTCTTTAAGGTGCTGAAGAATGCTGACCAGTTCGCCTGGACTGAGGAGTGTCAGGCTGCTTTCGACCAGCTGAAGCAGTACTTGCATCACCTACCAACTCTCGCTTCACCTCGGCCCGAGGAGAAgctctacctctacctctcCGCAGCCGACGAGGCTGTCAGCGCTGTGCTCATCCGAGATGAGGGCACCCAAGTGCCGGTCTACTACGTCAGCCGAGCCCTCCGCGGGCCGGAGACCCGATACACGCAAGTGGAAAAACTTGTGCTGGGGCTCGTCCACGCAGCTCGGCGGTTGAAACCCTACTTCTTAGCCCATCCCATCTCGGTAAGGACCGACCAGCCCATTCGGCAAATATTGGTGCGACCCGAAGCTTCTGGTCGCCTCACCAAGTGGGCTGTCGAATTGGGAGAATATGACTTGTCCTACGAGCCACGCACCGCCATAAAAGCTCAAGCTTTAGCTGACTTCCTTGCTGAGCTCACCTTCACGGAAGGTCCAGAGTCCACCTCAGCCTTACCCGAGGTGTCCACCTCATCCTTGTGGACATTGTATGTCGATGGATCCTCTAATGGAGACGGCTGTGGAGCCGGACTGCTCCTGGAAGGACCTCAGGGGGAGGTTTGCTCTTACGCCCTCCGCTTCGACTTCCCGGCCACCAACAATGAAGCCGAGTACGAGGCTCTAATCGCTGGACTCCAGCTAGCCCGCAAGCTCGGCGCCCAGCAAATCCACGTCCGCAGTGACTCCCAGCTCGTGGTACGCCAAGTTATTGGTGAGCACGAGGCCAAGGATGAGACCATGCAACGGTACCTCTCCAAAGTTCACCAACTCACCGTGTACTTCAAATCATTCGAAATCCAAAGGATCCCTCGGTCCCAGAATAAGCGAGCCGACGCCTTATCCCGGCTGGCTTCCACTTCATTCTCTGACCTCAACAAAACCGTCTTGGTGGAGGTCCTGAGTGAACCAGGGTACGTGGAAGAGGTGGCCTGCCCCGTGCACTCTGAAGAAACTTGGATGACCCCGTTCATCCTTTTCTTGGGTCAAGGAGTCCTTCCCGAAGACCGAGCTGAAGCAAGGAAGATACAGCGCAAAGCCGCTCGGTATGCACTCCGCGATGGAGAACTATATAAGCGCTCCTACCTCGGCCCATGGTTGAGGTGTGTCACCCCCGAGGCAGGACGCGAGGTCCTCCACGAGATCCACGAGGGCCTATGTGGGGCTCACATCGGCCGCAGGATGCTAGCTAAGAAAGCTATGCTCCTGGGATATTTCTGGCCATCACTTTGGCAAGACTCCCAGGACCTCGTTCTCGGCTGCCATTCCTGCCAAGTCCACGCGCCCGAGAATCACCAGCCCGCCAACTTCATGGTTCCCATCACTTCACCCTGGCCATTCGAGCAATGGGAGACAGACATCATAGGTCTTTTCCCCAGAGCCGTCGGGGGTCATACCTTCCTGGTAACCGCTGTGGATTACTTcaccaaatgggttgaagccGAGCCACTGAGGACCATCACCGGGCTGGCaattcaaaaattcttttggaaatGCATCGTCTGCCGCTTCGGCATACCACAGGTAATCATCTCGGATAATGGGAGGCAATTTGCCGAGAACCCCTTTAAAACTTGGTGCACAAACCTTGGCATCAAACAACATTTCACTTCGGTAGGCCACCCCCAGGCCAACGGCCAAGCAGAAAACTTCAACCGAACTCTCTTGCATGGCCTCAAGACCCGACTACACCAAGCTGGAACATCTTGGGTCGAAGAACTCCCTAGTGTCCTTTGGTCTTATCGGACCACGCCGAGATCGGCCACGCAAGAGACCCCCTTCTCTTTAACATACGGAGCCGAGGCTGTCATCCCTGCCGATATCCTTACCCCCAGCCCTCGGCTCGCAGCCTATGCAGCCGAGGTGAACGACGAAGAAAGGCAGTTGGATCTCGACCTCGTCGATGAGCGAAGGGACCTCGCCTCAGCCCGGATAGATTCCTACAAGAGCACAGTGGCACACTACTACAATGCCCGTGTCAGGCACCGTCGATTCCAGCCTGGAGACTTGGTTCTGAGGAAAAACTCAGTCAGCCGAACTGAACCGCAAGGGAAACTATGCCCGAAGTGGGAAGGCCCTTACCGAGTTGTGGAGTCTGACCTCAAGGGATATTGTAAACTGAGCTACCGAGATGGCTCACTAGTGCCGAGGTCTTGGCACGCCGAGAACCTCAAAATGTATTACGCCTGA